From Lonchura striata isolate bLonStr1 chromosome 23, bLonStr1.mat, whole genome shotgun sequence:
gcaggaccGTGCCCCCAAAACCTACCGAGTGGTAGAACTCATCACCGGCGGGGTCGATGACCAGCAGGGTCACCTGGTCCTCCCGGGCGCGGATCCTGTGCACGGTCTGCTCGTGGTCCAGCCCCTCGATGCTCTCCCCGTTCACTGCCAGCACACGGTCCccttccttcatccctgccTGCTCGGCCGGCAGCCCCACATCCACTTCCCACAGGAACTGGCCTGCCACAGCGGGGCAGAGGCTCACAGAAGGGAATCACAGAGGGGAACTGGCTCTGCTGACACCCCTGTGCAGCGTCCCCTTGCAGGCACAGAGCTGTCAGCTCTTCCCAACCCTCAGAAGTGCCTTGCTCAGGTACAAACTGCCCCTCTGAGCCCCCTCACCTACTCCTCCCGAGCTGCAGTCATCCTCCTTGAGCAGGAAGCCGTAGCCAGCGGGACCCTTCACCAGGTGCAGCTCCCGGACCTTGAAGGGGAGCCTGGAGGTGTCTGCCAAGGCCGCCGTGACCCGCAGGCCCCGCAGGCGATAGAACTCCTCCACGGCGCTGGATGCCACCAGCAGTGTCACCTTGCTGCCGCTCTGCTTGAGCTGCATGGGAAGCACGGGGCGCTCAGCGACGTTCTCAGCCCCATCCCTCGCCCCCCACGCCGGGAGCAGGCACCTTTCTGGTGAGCTGCGTGTGGGAGTAGCTCTTGACGCTGTCCCCgttcagctccagcagccagcagcctgCCGGCACCCCCGCTCTGTCCGCTGGCCCGTCCTGCAGCACCGACAGCTGGAAGGTGCCCTTGGTgcctgcaggaggagcagaagggGCACTTTGGGGTGAGCGAGGTGTTGCAGCAGGGATGCTCGCGGTGCCGGCATCCTGCTTTACCTTCTGGACACGACACGCTGAAGCCAAAGCCGCTTTTGTCCCTGGTGACGTGGCAGAGGCGCGGGCGGATGTCCTCCGGCAGCATCTGCGacaggtccctgcccagggattTGGCTGCTTCGTAGGAGCCACCGTCCAGCACCGCCAGCAGGACCTGGTTCCCGCTGGCCTTGATCTTCTGCACCACCTGGAAGGACCCAGGCTGTGAACTGATGGGCTGGGGTCATGGTCACCCCTCTGACGGGCTGGGATCAGGGTCCCTGGGGTCAGCAGGGCTCATGCATCCCCCGTGCCCCTGGCTGGGGAGGACCCAGGCGTTCCCATGGGATGCTCCCAGCTTACCCTGAGGTGGTCCATGTGGTCCACGAAGTGGCCATTGACCTGGAGCAGCCGGTCCCCGTCCTGCAGCCCCCTGCGCTGGGCCACCCCCCCAAGCTCGAGCTGCCGGATGACGTGGCCCTGGCAGCCCAGCTCCTCGTGCAGGCAGAAGCCGAAGGTCTCTGTGCTCTCCTTGGTCAGCAGGTAGAAGCGGGGCTCCCCCACGCCCTCAGCATCTGTGTAGGGGCACAGCCCGTCAGCAGGGATCCTCACGCAGGTTCTCCACCCCATCCTGGGCTGGAGAGCTGCTCATCCCTTCTGTGTTCAGCTCCCACAGGTGCCCAGTGTGACAGAGCTCAGGGCCCCGGCAGTGCCCAGGTGCCACAGCCCCGTGCAGACACAAGGACACCCTGAAAGATGAGGGCATGCATTTACCCGTGTCCTCAGTCAGTGTCAAGGCAGGGTTGTCGATCCCAACTTTGGGgttaaattcaaattttctgAAATGATAAAGGGAAGCACAGGCCATGTTAGTGCAGGACGGCCTTGCCCCTGCCTCCCCCAGCCTTAGGGAGCTTGTTCCTCCCAGAAAGGGCCGAGTGGGGCTTGTGCctccttttccttgggaaaagaCAGAGTGGATTTCCCTCTTGGACCATTCCCCACATGTCTCCTGAGCCCCAGAAAGCCCCTGGTCAAGGGGAGATCAGCACTTACACGATGGACATCTTGTCTCCCTCGAGCCctgcagagggagaggagaggtcAGCACAGGAGGTGGGAGGCTGGCAGCAGACCCCACACTCTCGAGCACCCAGGGCTTGTCCACTCTCAGGCTGAGCCTGCCAGGTGCCAGGTGAGGGGTTTGCCAAGCCCACACAGCCCCCAGGCCCCTCGGTCTCTCAGCACAGGTTGTCCTTTGCCCTGTCACCACTGTCCTCCTGCATTCCCAACAGCAGGACCTGCTGCTCAGGGCATTCACTGTGGGGGCAAAGCAGGGCCAAGCAGATGGGGACAGTCCTGGGGGTTTACAGGGCTCTTCAGTGAGGGCTGAGAACATTCACCAGGACCccaaagagctgctggagccagaaGGAAACAGAGACCTTCCCCGGCACACACCCCCCCATAAATCCCTCCACACCTCTCTGGGCACAAGGAACCCCAAACCCAGGGAGAGGAGATGCCTCCCCAGCATGTCTCCTCCACAAGGAGACATTTTCCTGCATGCCCCTGGCTCCTTTCCACAGGCTGCCTGGGCTCTGACATTGTCTTGCTCCACCTGGCAGCAGGGCCTGTGTGTGTGGGGAAGGGTCTCCAGAGGATTCCCTGGCATGGCACGTACCTTTTGTTTGCTTCATGGCTGCAGGGATTGCCAGAGGGAGCAAGGTACAGGGTGAAGTGGCAGGGAAGTGTCCCCGCCTCCCCCAAGACACCCCAGGTTTAATGGTTAAACAGCCCCGAGTCTTGcctgccctcccagccccagggcactgccagtgtgagctgggagcagggaccagcacCCCGGGACACCCAGCttggggacagctcctggtggCTGCCAGGGGGACACCGGGCAGGGAGAATGACTGGgtcagtgctggagcagagctgggctgctccaTGCCAGTGCTGTGAGATGGGCAAAGGCAGAACCCTCCACTCCAGCTGGTGGAGGGGCGGCTCCACAATCCCCCCAGGAAGGGCACGAAGAGGAGATCAAGTCTTGGTACTAGTGTGCTTCAGTGGAAATAAAGAGGTGCACTTTAATGCTCCCAAAAGATTCACAGACAAGCCCCAATCCTGCTCCCTGGGGTGCAGGGGCTGGCTTTCAGCAAGCCCAGAAGAACACGTCCCATTTGCTCCTGGCCTGGTTTCTGTCCCATTCCCACACTTCAGCCTGGCCTGCAGATGAGGCTGAGCCCCACGCACCCAGCACCTTAGACAGCACCATCCACCCAGCATCTCCGGGTGGGCGATGGCACAGGGAATGTGCTGCTGGGCACACTCCACCGTCCCACCCCCGGCTGGTGGATGGGCAGCAGGTCAGAGGCTCCCATCCTGCAGTTCCCCCAGCATTTTCTTGACCTCGCTCTCGACTCGCAGGAATTTGGCTTTCCTCCAGGGATTGGCGGTCTGGCTGCGGCTGCTCTCCAGGTCCTGCAGGAGGAGGGCGAGGTGCTGCCGGACCCGCTCGCGGTCCCAGAAGGGCAGGTTCCTCTGCACCACGCTCAGGATGTGGGACCAGTAGTCGGAGACGTCGGTGCCCGCCGTGAGGAAAACCAGAGCCCTGACGCCGTCCCGGTCCATGCGCAGGCTGTCAAGCGCCCTCTTGCCATCCTCACTGATGTCGTTGAAGtagaggctggcacagaggcacaggtgacacacaggtgaggGCCGAGgggagggacagaggcgcaCAGCACAGGGACGGGGATGGCACACCGCACTCACTGCACTTTGTCCAGCGTCTCGTGCCTTTTGGCCACCTCCACCACGCGCAGGGCCGCCGCGTCCGTCAGGGAGTTGTAGCCCAGGTTGAGCTCCTGCAGGTGCTGGTTGTGGGCCAGGTGCTGGGCGATGGCCTCGGCGCCGGCGTCCCCCAGCGCGgtgtgcagcagggacagctgcctcAGCGAGCGGTTGCCGGCCAGCGCCTCGGCCAGGTAGCGAGCGCCCTGCTCGCCCACGGGGTTGTTGGCCAGCCTGCGGGCACGGGAGCTCAGGGGGTGCCCGGGCACGTGGCGGGCAGCAGCGGCAGTGCcgtgcggggctggggccgtACTCACCGCAGGCTGCTCACCGCACACTTGTCATGCAGGAGCAGGTCACGAATCTCCTTGCAGGCGTCGGAGCCCAGGCTGTTGAGCTGCAGACTGGTGCAGAGCAAGGCGTGAAGGTGACAGACACAAAATGGTTGTTACCTGTGAGCCTGGCAGCCCTGCCCGCTCCTTTTTGCCCATCACCATCCTCCCTGGGCTCCCCAAACTAGGCCACTCCAGGTTTCCTCTCCCAAAGGGAGCACAGTGACACCGCACCggagcatgagccagcagagccagTGCCAGTAGGGCGAGGGGAAGGGGATGGCGGAGCCTTGAGGAGGTGGGTGAAGGTCAGAGGAGGGATCGGGGCTCCATCAAGCCCTCCTGAGCATCTGGAGGAAGGAAATgcggcacagcccagctgcacagcccgATCCATCTGCGCTGAGCACGTCTCGCCACCACCTGGGCGGCAGGAAGACCTGCAGCTCCACAAACCTTCTGGAACGCTTCTGGGAACATCTGCACAGCCCGGACTCCCACTTTTGGGACAGCAAACTCCTCACAGAGCTAACGACACTGATGATGCCGGGTAACTTCCCGTAGGGACTCGGGTCTGCCAGGACAGCTGGCAGCCCGCCCAGCCTGTAGCAGCTGCGGGGAacttcccaaaaaattcctgcGGGAGGGTGAGCTGGGACTGCAAATCCCAGCATGCAGCGCCCTGGAAAGGCTGCTCAAGGAGTGCTGCATGTTGGAAGCTGTAGTTCCCTAGGTCTGCACTGAGGATAAACACGTCCTTTCCTAAGTTTTCCATACCTGGGCTCCTAAAGCATCCCTGTGACGGGCAGAGGTGAGAGAAAACCTGATTTCTGAGCAGTGCCAaagggcaggaggaggtggtACTCACTGGAGAGCCTTGCATCGCAGCAGCACGGGGAAGAGGGTCCTCAAGCTGCCGCTGTCCAGGTTGCAGGAGGTCAGGTTCAGCTCCTCCACCTCGTGAGACGTGGTGCTCATGACAGATGCCAGCACAGAGCACTTGAGAGGGGTCATCTTGACGGAGGAGAGGTTGACAGCGCGGAGGGAGCGGACGGCCTCGGCCGTGAAGCGCTCGTTCTGGAACTCGTGCAGGAAGAACAGGTAGTCCATGAGCTCCGAGGGGGGCAGGCCCCTGCGACCCTTCCTGATCACCGTCTTCTTCATGGCCTTGGCGATCTCGAAGGCTGCCAGGTTCTTGATGgagcagcccagctgctccaggatggCGCGGTTGCGGCGGGACAGGATCCCACCCATGAAAATGGGGAAGAGCTCAAAGACCTCATCATCCGGGGCCTCGTCGGGGTGGCGCATGGGGCCCTCCACGCCCAGGATGCTGGAGTTGATCTGGTCCAAGACATCGTCGTTGTAGTAGTCCTCCTCTTTGAACAGCTCCTCTGCCATGGTGTGGGCAATGGTGTCCTTGTCCTTGCCGCCCACCCGGGAGAAGTAGCGAGGGAAGATCTTGAGCAGGTTGAAGAGCACGGGGAGGAAGCGCAGGGGCAGCACCTTGGAGATGATGTTCACAACCACGGCCACATCTTCGCTCACCTTCCCGAGGACCTCCGACAGCTCCTTCCCCACTCTCTGGGCCAGGGTTTTCTTCTCGCCCAGCACCACGTACAGGGCTGCCAGGTACTCCTGCATGGCAGGGATGGTGAACACAAAGGTATGCTCCTTGCCCGGCTGCACGCACGGGCTGAGGAAGAAGCGGAAGACGTCGCTGCGGAAAACCTCCAGGAGGTTGAGCTCGCTTTCAGTCTTCATCTCCACCTCGAAGCACTGCTGCAGGTCCTCCTCTGAGAAGCAGGTCTTGCGGGACATCACCCCCTCGTAGGCCAGCTTGCCCACTGTCTTGGCCACGTACTTCATCATGGAGATGTGGGTGGGGTCGCTGCTATCCAGCACCTCCCCGCTGAAGTTGAGCCTCAGGAAGCTGGTGTAGATGCCAGTCAGGGTCTGGCTGGGAGGAACCGTCCTGGTGAAGTAGAGGAAGTGCAGGGTGGTGCACACCAGCCAGCAGTAGGAGGGCAAGAAGCAGGCAGCCGTTATTTGGTTGTGGCGCTCCAAGTTCCTCGACAACATCTCCACCAGGTTCTCCTGCTCCGCTGAGCGCCCATCCTGGCTCTCCTCTCCGGAGCAGCCGGGCTGGCTGAGGCGCATCTGGAAGTAGAGCTTCTGCAGGTTGGTGTCGGAGAAGCCGCAGATCTCGGCGTAGCGCCCCACATACTTGCCGGGGATGCGGCGCACGGCCGACGGGCGCGTGGTGACGATGATGCTGGCCTGGGGACACGGGCGTGGGTGAGCTTGGGGCTGCTCAGCAGGACATAACCCACCCAGAGGTGCACAAGGACCGCCCCATCCACAGGGTGAGGCTCACAAAGCTCCTGCACAAAGGGCACTGGATCAAATCTGGCCCAGGCAGAGGGGACAGAAGAATTCTCCCCATTCCCCCCCTAAATTCTGGAAGATCACAGCATTCATTACCTTACCAGGCCTCCCCAAAGATCCCACCAGTGACATGAGGCCACCTTGGTGAGTCCCTCCAGGAACAGAAGCTGCCTGCTTGCTCCCAGCCAAGCTGGACTGCAAACAATTACCAAAACATCCCCGTGATGCTGCAGGGCTCACCCCCAAACTTTCCCCAGCACCAAGCAGGGCAACACCCACCTCGGGCAGGAGGTATTTCCGCAGCAGGTTGACCACGATGGCAGAGGGAGGCACGGGCTCGTTGGGGTCGCAGCACAGCTCCGTGCCAGCCAGGCGGAAGTCCAGGTTGAGACGCTCCAGGCCGTTGAGGATGAAGAGCACCCTGAGGCCGGACG
This genomic window contains:
- the NLRX1 gene encoding NLR family member X1 isoform X2; amino-acid sequence: MSRAVQCQSCLPWGSWAQLPRSLAGRRGTRSVSVCAAAVPGGAGRCFLRKVLGTSSISLPRSCVHYQGDSQESSAQPSSSRHGQSQLRNVAFSGAIKKHQKSLSAWFSHQPNEERQFGPSFSLDAVHVDPVIRESSLEEILKPSPDLTIQNQLQQPCRKVISLHNLFDVDACGRQVKNVVLYGTVGTGKSTLIKKMVVDWCHGRLPRFQLVIPFSCEDLSHSHAHVSLRRLVTKKYQHLRDVVPLLEASGLRVLFILNGLERLNLDFRLAGTELCCDPNEPVPPSAIVVNLLRKYLLPEASIIVTTRPSAVRRIPGKYVGRYAEICGFSDTNLQKLYFQMRLSQPGCSGEESQDGRSAEQENLVEMLSRNLERHNQITAACFLPSYCWLVCTTLHFLYFTRTVPPSQTLTGIYTSFLRLNFSGEVLDSSDPTHISMMKYVAKTVGKLAYEGVMSRKTCFSEEDLQQCFEVEMKTESELNLLEVFRSDVFRFFLSPCVQPGKEHTFVFTIPAMQEYLAALYVVLGEKKTLAQRVGKELSEVLGKVSEDVAVVVNIISKVLPLRFLPVLFNLLKIFPRYFSRVGGKDKDTIAHTMAEELFKEEDYYNDDVLDQINSSILGVEGPMRHPDEAPDDEVFELFPIFMGGILSRRNRAILEQLGCSIKNLAAFEIAKAMKKTVIRKGRRGLPPSELMDYLFFLHEFQNERFTAEAVRSLRAVNLSSVKMTPLKCSVLASVMSTTSHEVEELNLTSCNLDSGSLRTLFPVLLRCKALHLQLNSLGSDACKEIRDLLLHDKCAVSSLRLANNPVGEQGARYLAEALAGNRSLRQLSLLHTALGDAGAEAIAQHLAHNQHLQELNLGYNSLTDAAALRVVEVAKRHETLDKVHLYFNDISEDGKRALDSLRMDRDGVRALVFLTAGTDVSDYWSHILSVVQRNLPFWDRERVRQHLALLLQDLESSRSQTANPWRKAKFLRVESEGSRETRCPS
- the NHERF4 gene encoding Na(+)/H(+) exchange regulatory cofactor NHE-RF4 — its product is MSIVKFEFNPKVGIDNPALTLTEDTDAEGVGEPRFYLLTKESTETFGFCLHEELGCQGHVIRQLELGGVAQRRGLQDGDRLLQVNGHFVDHMDHLRVVQKIKASGNQVLLAVLDGGSYEAAKSLGRDLSQMLPEDIRPRLCHVTRDKSGFGFSVSCPEGTKGTFQLSVLQDGPADRAGVPAGCWLLELNGDSVKSYSHTQLTRKLKQSGSKVTLLVASSAVEEFYRLRGLRVTAALADTSRLPFKVRELHLVKGPAGYGFLLKEDDCSSGGVGQFLWEVDVGLPAEQAGMKEGDRVLAVNGESIEGLDHEQTVHRIRAREDQVTLLVIDPAGDEFYHSIGLSPLQFFEDSDPASGSCTPSLPSRSGSPALCDVEVAPKGPVSWLMAAANSIEIIQSQRQEQHTKLCQAF
- the NLRX1 gene encoding NLR family member X1 isoform X1, with product MSRAVQCQSCLPWGSWAQLPRSLAGRRGTRSVSVCAAAVPGGAGRCFLRKVLGTSSISLPRSCVHYQGDSQESSAQPSSSRHGQSQLRNVAFSGAIKKHQKSLSAWFSHQPNEERQFGPSFSLDAVHVDPVIRESSLEEILKPSPDLTIQNQLQQPCRKVISLHNLFDVDACGRQVKNVVLYGTVGTGKSTLIKKMVVDWCHGRLPRFQLVIPFSCEDLSHSHAHVSLRRLVTKKYQHLRDVVPLLEASGLRVLFILNGLERLNLDFRLAGTELCCDPNEPVPPSAIVVNLLRKYLLPEASIIVTTRPSAVRRIPGKYVGRYAEICGFSDTNLQKLYFQMRLSQPGCSGEESQDGRSAEQENLVEMLSRNLERHNQITAACFLPSYCWLVCTTLHFLYFTRTVPPSQTLTGIYTSFLRLNFSGEVLDSSDPTHISMMKYVAKTVGKLAYEGVMSRKTCFSEEDLQQCFEVEMKTESELNLLEVFRSDVFRFFLSPCVQPGKEHTFVFTIPAMQEYLAALYVVLGEKKTLAQRVGKELSEVLGKVSEDVAVVVNIISKVLPLRFLPVLFNLLKIFPRYFSRVGGKDKDTIAHTMAEELFKEEDYYNDDVLDQINSSILGVEGPMRHPDEAPDDEVFELFPIFMGGILSRRNRAILEQLGCSIKNLAAFEIAKAMKKTVIRKGRRGLPPSELMDYLFFLHEFQNERFTAEAVRSLRAVNLSSVKMTPLKCSVLASVMSTTSHEVEELNLTSCNLDSGSLRTLFPVLLRCKALHLQLNSLGSDACKEIRDLLLHDKCAVSSLRLANNPVGEQGARYLAEALAGNRSLRQLSLLHTALGDAGAEAIAQHLAHNQHLQELNLGYNSLTDAAALRVVEVAKRHETLDKVHLYFNDISEDGKRALDSLRMDRDGVRALVFLTAGTDVSDYWSHILSVVQRNLPFWDRERVRQHLALLLQDLESSRSQTANPWRKAKFLRVESEVKKMLGELQDGSL